The following is a genomic window from Candidatus Acidiferrales bacterium.
CCGGAGCAACAGAAGCCGCCTGCCCAGCGGTGAGGATGGAATTCGCGGGGATAACGGTCAAGGCAGGATGATGTAGCCCGAGGGGAGACGAGGAATGTGGTCCGCGGCAGTAGCTAGCGGCGACACAACCTATGCCGAATATTTGCGCGCTTGCCTGCAGCAGACTGGCTTGGTGCACTCCGTGGTGGAATGGAGTGTATCGCATCCAGGCGAGTGGCGCCTTCGCTCCGGAGAATCCGTCCCGGACGTTGTCCTGTTGGGTCTGAAGGGCGACATTGAACCCTACTTCGTCTTCGCGGCACAGCTCCGTAGGATTCGTCCCACCGTACGGATCATCGCTTGTTCCCAGCAACAGCAACCTGACCCGCAGTTGCTTCTGCGAGCTATGCGCAGTGGCGTGCAAGAGTTCCTTCCCCCGCCCGTCAACGCCACAGTGCTCCAAGATGCTTTGACACGCTTCATCCAAGAGGGTGACGCGGCAGGCGCAGGCATGATCGAAAAGCTGATCATCGTGATGGGGTCAAAGGGCGGCGTGGGTACGAGCACCGTGGCCGTCAACCTGGGCGTTCAGCTGGTACGGCTCACCAAAAAGCGGGTGGTCCTTCTCGATTTCGCCCGACCGGTGGGCCATGTCTCTTTGCTGCTGGATCTCCAACCCCGCTTCTCGATCCGGGACGCCATCGGAAACCTGGACCGCCTGGATGGTCACTTCTTCGGCGGCCTCCTCAGCCGTCACAAAACCGGCCTGGAGGTTCTCGCCGGGGCGCTCCATGCGGAGGTGTGGCAGCAGATCCAGGTGCCCGCACTGGTTCGCGTGGTGAACCTGGCCCAGAGTACTTTCGATTTTGTGCTCATGGACTACGGTTCTCATTTCTCCCCGGAGTGGAGTTCCATCTTTCGCTTGGCACGCGTGATTCTCTTGGTGGCGGAAGCGAATGTGCCTGCCCTCTGGACCCTGGAGCGCCACCTCTCTGCCGCCGCTGCTCTCGGGCTCGATGCTGAACGGATTCGCATCGTCATCAATCGCTGGAATCGGCTAGACGAACCAGCGCTGGCGAGCGTCGAAAAAAAACTGAAGCGCCACGTCTTCGCGCGCCTCCCCAACGATTTTCGACAGGTGAGCGAGGCCGTCAGCCTCGGCGTGCCCCTCTCCAAAAATCACAACAATCCGCTCATGGCTGAGTTCTGGCTGTTGGCCGGCAAATTGGCCGGCATTGCCCCCGCCGCACGCGTGAAACAGAGCCCCCTCACCCATCTGCTTACCCTGCGGCTGACGAGGTGACTAATCCGATGCAGACGCCTCTTGCCACGAGATTCGACTTCAATGCGGTGAAGGCCACGATCCACCGCAAGTTGATCCAGAAGCTCCACCTCGATCGACTCACACAGCTCGACCGGGGAGCAGTACAGAGCGAAGTGGCCCAAATCATCGAAAGCCTGGTCGTTGGAGAGTCCACACCAATGACCTTGCAGGAAAGCGAACGCCTTTCACTGGACGTACTGGACGAAGTCTTCGGTCTGGGGCCGTTGGAACCGCTGCTCAAGGACCATACGATCTCCGACATCCTGGTCAACACGCATCAGGACGTCTACATCGAGCGGAAGGGGATGTTGGAGCGTACGGAAGTTCAGTTCCGGGACGACGTGCACTTGATGGCAATCATTGACCGAATCGTTTCGGCCGTGGGTCGCCGGGTGGATGAGTCTTCGCCGATGGTGGACGCACGCTTAGCAGATGGCTCCCGCGTCAACGTGATCATCCCGCCGCTCGCGCTGGATGGTCCCTGTCTCTCCATTCGCCGCTTTGGACGCGAGCCTCTCACGGCTGAGAACTTGGTCTCCAATTGCACCTTGACGCCGCACATGCTGGAACTCCTGCACGGTTGTGTGCGAGCGCGCTTGAACATCTTGGTCTCGGGAGGCACCGGCGCCGGTAAGACGACTCTGCTCAATGTTCTCTCATCCTATATCTCCGATCGCGAAAGGATTATCACCATCGAGGATGCGGCCGAACTGCAACTCCATCAGGCGCATGTGGTGCGCTTGGAGACCCGCCCTCCCAATATCGAGGGGAAAGGTGCTATTCGCCAAAGACAACTGGTCATTAACTGTTTGCGTATGCGTCCCGACCGGATCATCGTCGGCGAGGTGCGTGGTGAAGAAGCCCTCGATATGCTGCAGGCCATGAACACCGGCCACGATGGTTCCTTGACGACTGTTCACGCGAACTCACCTCGGGATGCCCTTAGCCGGCTGGAAACCATGGTGGCGATGGCCAACCTGAATATTCCGGATAGCGCCATTCGCCGCCAGATCGCTTCCGCGATCGATGTGGTGATTCAGGTAAGCCGCCTGAGTGACGGCACGCGCAAGCTAATTACCCTTTCGGAAATCACCGGCATGGAGGGGGAAGTAGTCACCATGCAAGACGTTTTCGTCTTCCAAAAGATGGGCATCGCGGAGAACGGCGAAGTGCTGGGCGAGTTCACTCCGACCGGCATTCGTCCTAAGTTTGCTGAGCGCCTTGTCACTTCGGGAATCCGGCTGCCTATGGAAATGTTTGAGCGTCCGAGCAGGGATTGAGGAGCCAGCAATGGCGTTCTTTTTGGCGAGCCTGACGTTTCTGGTCGTCGTCGTGATGGTGCTTTTCCCCCTGTGGATGGCGGGAAGGGGAGGGCAGCAAGAGATCGTCCGACGCCGGCTGGAGGCCATTGAGAAAGCCCAAAAACGCGGGCAAGCCTCGCTTGAGCTGCAATTGATTCGTGACGAGCTCCTCAGCAGTGTCCAGCCGCTGCATCGCCTGCTGCTGCGCTGGCGTTGGGCCGCGCGGCTCCGCGAGTTCGTGGCTCAGGCGGGAATGAAGATCAAGCCCGGAAAGTTGCTTCTCTTTAGCGGTGTGCTGGCGCTGGGCTCCTACTTGGTCGTCCGAACCATCTTGCACCTGGTGAGCTTGGGCGCCGTGGCAGGCGCGGCGGCAAGCCTGCTCCCGATCGCTTTTGTGGCCTTCAGGCGCTGGCGGCGGCTTCGGGCTTTCGAGAGAAACTTTCCAGAGGCGATTGATTTGCTGGGCCGGGCGGTGCGGGCGGGCCACGCTTTTACCACCGGGCTGGAGATGATCGGCAAGGAGTTGCCGGAACCGGTGGCCGGGGAATTCCGCATTACGTTCGAAGAGCAGAACTTTGGCCTCTCTTTGAAGGACGCCCTATTGAACTTAGCCGAACGCGTGCCCCTCATTGATGTCCGATTCTTTGTAACTGCTCTTCTCATCCAGAAAGAGACCGGAGGCAACTTGGCGGAAATCCTGGACAACCTCTCGCGTGTGATCCGGGAGCGTTTCAAGATTCTCGGCGAAGTGCGGATCCGCACCGCCCAAGGGCGCATGACGGCAGCCATCCTCATCGCTTTGCCTCCTTTGATGATGGGGCTCCTGGGGAGCCTGAATCCAGGCTACATTGGGCTTCTGTTCAACGATCCTTGGGGTCCTTACATGCTGGCGACGGGGGGCGCTTTGCAGGTGATCGGTTCAGCGCTGCTTTGGAAGATTGTTCACATCGAGGTGTGAGGGCCTATAGGAGAAAAGGGCATGATCTGGGTGGCAACGGGCATAACCTTTCTCACCGCGGTCGTCATCGTGGTCGCTTTCGCCTACGCTTTCTCTTCGGGAGTTTGGCCTACTGCCGAGCGCCTTACCCGGCTTTGGCACCCGCCTTCAGTTACGCCGGAGGCCCACTTTCGCGAAAGACAAAAGGAGCGTGTGCAGCGGGTGCTCACGGATGTCGGAAAGCTACTCCCCGCCTCGACCAAACAACTCTCCCGCACCCAGCGCTTGCTGGTTCGGGCCGGTTACCGCAACCCAGAAACCG
Proteins encoded in this region:
- a CDS encoding type II secretion system F family protein, coding for MAFFLASLTFLVVVVMVLFPLWMAGRGGQQEIVRRRLEAIEKAQKRGQASLELQLIRDELLSSVQPLHRLLLRWRWAARLREFVAQAGMKIKPGKLLLFSGVLALGSYLVVRTILHLVSLGAVAGAAASLLPIAFVAFRRWRRLRAFERNFPEAIDLLGRAVRAGHAFTTGLEMIGKELPEPVAGEFRITFEEQNFGLSLKDALLNLAERVPLIDVRFFVTALLIQKETGGNLAEILDNLSRVIRERFKILGEVRIRTAQGRMTAAILIALPPLMMGLLGSLNPGYIGLLFNDPWGPYMLATGGALQVIGSALLWKIVHIEV
- a CDS encoding CpaF family protein → MQTPLATRFDFNAVKATIHRKLIQKLHLDRLTQLDRGAVQSEVAQIIESLVVGESTPMTLQESERLSLDVLDEVFGLGPLEPLLKDHTISDILVNTHQDVYIERKGMLERTEVQFRDDVHLMAIIDRIVSAVGRRVDESSPMVDARLADGSRVNVIIPPLALDGPCLSIRRFGREPLTAENLVSNCTLTPHMLELLHGCVRARLNILVSGGTGAGKTTLLNVLSSYISDRERIITIEDAAELQLHQAHVVRLETRPPNIEGKGAIRQRQLVINCLRMRPDRIIVGEVRGEEALDMLQAMNTGHDGSLTTVHANSPRDALSRLETMVAMANLNIPDSAIRRQIASAIDVVIQVSRLSDGTRKLITLSEITGMEGEVVTMQDVFVFQKMGIAENGEVLGEFTPTGIRPKFAERLVTSGIRLPMEMFERPSRD